A single genomic interval of Zunongwangia sp. HGR-M22 harbors:
- a CDS encoding SDR family NAD(P)-dependent oxidoreductase: MKTVLITGGNKGIGFETAKQLSKLGYKVYLGCRSKNNALKAVKSLKDQGLNSVDWIQLDVADSTSIEQGKIELASKIDSLDILINNAGISGIQPQKFSHNNIKTLRNIFNTNFFGTVEVTQQFLPLLEKAEQPIIINISSEVASLEIHSSTGKDPNLEIWSAYGASKTSVNAFTVMLANELEDSSFKIFSVTPGYTSTDLNDHQGTKTVEEGATPIVKIATEPTRFTSGKFYGDQGEVSW; encoded by the coding sequence ATGAAAACAGTACTGATAACGGGAGGTAACAAAGGAATAGGATTTGAAACGGCTAAACAGTTAAGTAAGCTAGGGTATAAAGTTTACCTAGGCTGCAGAAGTAAAAATAATGCTTTAAAAGCTGTGAAAAGTCTTAAAGACCAAGGATTAAATAGTGTTGATTGGATTCAGCTCGATGTAGCAGATAGCACTTCAATCGAGCAAGGCAAAATTGAGCTGGCGTCAAAAATCGATTCTTTAGATATTTTAATCAATAATGCTGGTATTAGTGGTATTCAACCACAAAAATTTTCTCATAATAATATCAAAACGTTACGTAATATATTTAATACCAATTTCTTTGGTACAGTTGAAGTTACGCAACAATTCTTACCTTTATTAGAGAAAGCAGAACAGCCAATTATCATTAATATTTCCAGCGAAGTTGCATCCTTAGAAATCCATTCTTCAACAGGCAAAGATCCTAATTTAGAAATTTGGAGTGCCTATGGAGCATCAAAAACTTCTGTAAATGCATTTACAGTGATGCTTGCCAATGAATTAGAAGATAGCTCCTTCAAGATATTTAGCGTAACACCAGGCTATACATCAACCGATCTCAATGATCATCAAGGAACAAAAACCGTGGAAGAAGGCGCCACTCCTATTGTTAAAATAGCTACTGAACCAACTCGTTTTACTTCTGGAAAGTTTTATGGTGATCAGGGAGAAGTTTCTTGGTAA
- a CDS encoding helix-turn-helix domain-containing protein, producing the protein MQNICKVKTIEEFHSLSGLEAPKHSLVSIINYAGLNISQKERDSSWMLDFYLIAIKRGLQGKMYYGQQRYDCDNGIMFFVAPKQVFSIKPDPSSNEQRSGWMLLIHPDFIWNTSLAKTISKYDFFDYAINEALFLSEEEEVTLEPILDGIKKEYQTDIDQYSQNIIIAHIETLLQYAERFYNRQFNTRKITNYDIVERFENSLLNYFKSDIALQKGLPSVELLAEKLHISSKYLSRLLKEITGQTPQQHIQEKIIEIAKLKLSTTEDSVNEIAYNLGFTHPQSFHKLFKRKTEQSPLQFRKTFFK; encoded by the coding sequence ATGCAGAACATTTGTAAAGTAAAAACCATAGAAGAGTTTCATTCGTTATCGGGTTTAGAAGCTCCAAAGCATTCTTTAGTTAGTATTATTAATTATGCTGGGTTGAATATTTCTCAAAAAGAACGGGATTCGAGCTGGATGCTTGATTTTTATCTTATTGCTATAAAACGTGGTCTGCAAGGGAAAATGTATTATGGCCAGCAGCGGTATGACTGCGATAATGGCATTATGTTTTTTGTAGCACCTAAACAAGTATTTAGCATTAAGCCTGACCCAAGTAGTAATGAACAAAGATCAGGATGGATGTTATTGATTCATCCTGATTTTATCTGGAATACTTCTTTAGCCAAAACAATATCGAAATATGATTTCTTTGACTATGCAATAAATGAAGCTTTGTTCCTTTCAGAAGAAGAGGAAGTAACACTGGAACCTATTCTAGATGGAATAAAGAAAGAATATCAAACGGATATTGACCAATACAGTCAAAACATTATTATTGCTCATATAGAGACTTTACTTCAATATGCTGAGCGTTTTTATAACCGTCAATTTAATACCAGAAAAATAACTAATTATGATATCGTTGAGCGGTTTGAAAATTCATTGTTAAACTATTTTAAATCAGACATCGCCTTGCAAAAGGGTCTACCTAGTGTAGAACTTTTAGCAGAAAAACTCCATATTTCATCTAAATATTTGAGCAGACTCTTAAAAGAAATAACAGGACAAACCCCGCAGCAACATATTCAAGAAAAGATAATTGAAATTGCAAAATTAAAATTATCCACCACAGAAGACTCGGTAAACGAAATAGCCTACAATTTAGGATTTACACATCCTCAATCATTCCATAAACTATTTAAAAGGAAGACGGAACAATCTCCTCTTCAATTCAGAAAAACTTTCTTTAAATAA